The following coding sequences lie in one Pseudomonadota bacterium genomic window:
- a CDS encoding diguanylate cyclase: protein MGQVSKIVEPLLRGFTDAAVVVNREGRIVFHNPPFAAMTGLSRRALAQRLSAGTDVFTLLGAPTQVDREAIARCFESNRVFRLAEIAVESADAQQYIVWLSVSPVTDEQGGVVAAIAQYRDVSAEARMQTRFRELLALSHARAEDLERLVEVRTRELHAAFEEVQRLSRTDPLTGLLNRRAFGEAAIAGLTAAERHQRSAALLMCDLDNFKRVNDQHGHGIGDLVLTTCAQVLRRSFRSIDSEGRFGGEEFVAFLSDTTLEGALEAARRFRVALEATPIQDGETVLPLVQTVSIGVAVYPQHGSNLDELVGAADRALYAAKRMGRNRVVLAGTQGPTVEAGVPIRTPTPTPPDGRGLRPRRPTPAEALPRALAVERVLIVESDPGRQQRYREVLLDGFEVTQVGGLAEALELCRRDQYGICVADMEQGDDSGLFVLGELMRQQPGAVRVLIVESQQPFEQLLGTNLAMLDYVLLRRDLHHLPSAIESCRARRDSYRTHPLARGPQPSRWLAQAQEMARIVSEKRFSVAYQPIVHAADSSLFAHEVLCRVAPGSTVGLVDLFDWALREGEIWNLGREIRHKAAHRLDERPDALLFFNLHPAELLDPELTNRETELDRHAQRVVFEITERAAIGDFTRMRTAMRRLRQRGFRFAIDDLGAGYAGLNSVAMLSPDFIKVDMTIIRDIDRMPIKARLLRRMVEFADEEGVKIVAEGVETEAERARVCEVGCHLIQGFLIGMPLEEGPEAVLAPVPALAEDDATKKG, encoded by the coding sequence ATGGGTCAAGTATCAAAGATAGTCGAGCCCCTGCTGCGTGGCTTCACCGACGCCGCCGTCGTGGTCAATCGCGAGGGGCGGATCGTCTTCCACAATCCCCCATTCGCGGCGATGACCGGGCTCAGCCGGCGCGCGCTGGCTCAGCGGTTGAGCGCGGGGACGGACGTCTTCACCCTGCTCGGCGCGCCCACCCAGGTCGATCGCGAGGCGATCGCGCGCTGCTTCGAGAGCAACCGCGTCTTTCGCCTGGCCGAGATCGCCGTCGAAAGCGCCGACGCTCAGCAGTACATCGTCTGGCTCTCGGTCAGCCCGGTCACCGACGAACAGGGCGGCGTCGTCGCGGCGATCGCGCAGTATCGCGACGTCAGCGCCGAGGCGCGGATGCAGACCCGTTTCCGCGAGCTGCTCGCGCTTTCCCATGCGCGCGCCGAGGATCTCGAGCGCCTGGTCGAGGTGCGGACCCGCGAGCTTCACGCCGCCTTCGAAGAGGTCCAGCGCCTCTCGCGGACCGATCCGCTGACGGGTCTGCTCAATCGACGCGCCTTCGGTGAGGCGGCGATCGCCGGGCTGACCGCCGCCGAACGCCATCAGCGCTCCGCGGCCCTGCTGATGTGCGACCTCGACAACTTCAAGCGGGTCAACGACCAGCACGGCCACGGTATCGGCGATCTGGTCTTGACGACCTGTGCCCAGGTCTTGCGGCGCTCCTTTCGCAGCATCGACTCCGAGGGGCGCTTCGGCGGTGAGGAGTTCGTCGCCTTCCTCAGCGATACGACGCTGGAGGGCGCCTTGGAGGCGGCCCGGCGCTTCAGGGTCGCCCTCGAGGCCACGCCGATTCAGGACGGTGAGACGGTGCTGCCGCTGGTGCAGACGGTCAGCATCGGTGTCGCCGTCTACCCCCAGCACGGCAGCAACCTGGATGAGCTGGTCGGCGCGGCCGATCGGGCCCTCTACGCCGCCAAACGGATGGGCCGCAATCGGGTCGTGCTGGCGGGCACGCAGGGGCCGACGGTCGAGGCCGGCGTGCCGATCAGGACGCCGACGCCGACGCCGCCCGACGGGCGCGGGCTCCGTCCCCGCCGACCCACGCCCGCGGAGGCCCTCCCGCGCGCGCTGGCGGTCGAGCGCGTCCTGATCGTCGAGTCCGACCCGGGGCGCCAGCAGCGCTACCGTGAGGTGCTGCTCGACGGCTTCGAGGTGACCCAGGTCGGCGGCCTGGCCGAGGCGCTCGAGCTCTGTCGCCGCGACCAGTACGGTATCTGCGTGGCCGATATGGAGCAGGGCGACGACAGCGGCCTCTTCGTCCTCGGCGAGCTGATGCGTCAGCAGCCGGGCGCCGTGCGTGTGCTGATCGTCGAGAGCCAGCAACCCTTCGAGCAGCTGCTGGGCACGAACCTGGCGATGTTGGATTACGTGCTGCTGCGGCGCGACCTGCACCATCTGCCCTCGGCGATCGAGAGCTGCCGCGCGCGGCGTGACTCCTACCGCACGCATCCGCTGGCGCGCGGACCGCAGCCTTCACGCTGGTTGGCCCAGGCCCAGGAGATGGCGCGCATCGTCAGCGAGAAGCGCTTCAGCGTGGCCTATCAGCCGATCGTGCATGCCGCGGACTCGTCGCTCTTTGCGCACGAGGTGCTCTGCCGGGTGGCGCCGGGATCGACGGTGGGTCTCGTCGATCTCTTCGATTGGGCGCTGCGCGAGGGCGAGATCTGGAACCTCGGACGGGAGATCCGTCACAAGGCCGCGCATCGGCTCGACGAACGCCCGGACGCGCTGCTCTTCTTCAATCTCCACCCAGCGGAGCTGCTCGATCCAGAGCTGACCAACCGCGAGACGGAGCTCGATCGGCACGCGCAACGCGTCGTCTTCGAGATCACCGAGCGGGCCGCGATCGGCGACTTCACCCGGATGCGCACGGCGATGCGGCGGCTGCGCCAGCGGGGCTTTCGCTTCGCGATCGACGATCTCGGCGCGGGCTATGCCGGGCTCAACTCAGTGGCGATGCTCAGCCCCGATTTCATCAAGGTCGATATGACGATCATCCGTGATATCGACCGCATGCCGATCAAGGCGCGCCTGCTCCGGCGGATGGTCGAGTTCGCCGATGAGGAGGGGGTCAAGATCGTGGCCGAGGGCGTCGAGACCGAGGCGGAGCGTGCGCGGGTCTGCGAGGTCGGTTGCCACCTGATCCAGGGCTTCCTGATCGGGATGCCGCTGGAGGAGGGGCCGGAGGCGGTCCTGGCGCCGGTGCCGGCGCTGGCAGAGGACGACGCGACCAAGAAGGGGTGA
- a CDS encoding ABC transporter substrate-binding protein, translated as MNRDRPTRGRRRARRALVELRPPAARAALTLLLALAACETAPPTPPLPEGAVKVLAANPITGSLSFMGPALEHAMRFAANEINANGGLLGRPLHLITADSHSDEEAGLAEVRFYYQQNRDVVGILGDASDNVSKRLLVELARNNLTYGQRIPIISPAASSREFVGLLDAQYNLFYRTVCSSHLEGRILADKALALGFRVGAAVGVRDINTPAIFAEFQQRFQAAGVDYVVRPHYYETSSVTDVNATIDRAFTDVRERTGQAPDFLLVLAYGADGRIALTEWARKHATTPLLLTDALMSNYFLSSLDPTTVKQLEEQPVNGVFPGGNGVGRGASIFTEAFCRAHAPDCRCERPDGDCSAGDGVEPGIYTANAYDATFAFALALAQVLRDRPQGLDKQGGSWNVDRLTEALLDVTNKNGGDDLTILPGEWAKAMAALAAGRGLNYEGASSLALELDLNGDPINCSFSFWSVENGQVVFKNSEGQKESVAITL; from the coding sequence ATGAACCGCGACCGCCCCACGCGAGGCCGACGACGGGCGCGACGGGCGCTGGTGGAGCTCCGGCCGCCCGCCGCACGGGCCGCGCTCACGTTGCTGCTTGCGCTGGCAGCCTGCGAGACGGCCCCGCCGACGCCTCCGCTGCCCGAGGGGGCGGTCAAGGTGCTCGCCGCCAACCCGATCACCGGCAGCCTCAGCTTCATGGGCCCGGCGCTCGAGCATGCCATGCGCTTCGCGGCCAACGAGATCAACGCCAATGGCGGCCTCCTCGGGCGGCCCCTGCACTTGATCACGGCCGACAGCCACAGCGATGAGGAAGCGGGGCTGGCCGAGGTGCGGTTCTATTACCAGCAGAACCGCGACGTCGTCGGGATCCTCGGTGACGCCTCCGACAATGTCAGCAAGCGGCTGCTGGTCGAGCTCGCTCGCAACAACCTGACCTATGGCCAGCGGATTCCGATCATCTCCCCGGCCGCATCCTCGCGCGAGTTCGTCGGCCTGCTCGACGCGCAATACAACCTCTTCTACCGCACCGTCTGTTCGTCGCATCTCGAGGGCCGCATCCTCGCCGACAAGGCCCTCGCCCTCGGCTTTCGCGTCGGCGCCGCGGTCGGCGTGCGCGACATCAATACGCCCGCGATCTTCGCGGAGTTCCAGCAGCGCTTCCAGGCGGCCGGCGTCGACTACGTCGTGCGCCCGCACTACTACGAGACCAGCAGCGTGACGGACGTCAACGCGACGATCGACCGCGCCTTCACCGACGTCCGCGAGCGCACCGGCCAAGCGCCGGACTTCTTGCTCGTGCTCGCCTACGGCGCCGATGGCAGGATCGCGCTGACCGAATGGGCGCGCAAACACGCCACCACGCCCCTGCTGCTGACCGACGCTCTGATGTCGAACTACTTCCTCTCCAGCCTCGACCCGACGACGGTCAAGCAGCTCGAGGAGCAGCCGGTCAACGGCGTCTTCCCCGGCGGCAACGGCGTCGGCCGCGGGGCGAGCATCTTCACGGAGGCCTTCTGTCGCGCCCATGCACCCGACTGCCGCTGCGAACGGCCCGACGGCGACTGCAGCGCAGGCGACGGGGTCGAGCCCGGCATCTACACGGCCAACGCCTACGACGCGACCTTCGCCTTCGCCCTCGCGCTGGCGCAGGTGCTTCGCGATCGTCCGCAGGGCCTCGACAAGCAGGGCGGCAGCTGGAACGTCGATCGGCTGACGGAAGCGCTGCTCGACGTCACCAACAAGAACGGCGGCGACGACCTCACGATTCTACCGGGCGAGTGGGCCAAGGCGATGGCAGCGCTGGCGGCCGGGCGCGGGCTCAACTACGAGGGCGCGAGCTCGCTGGCGCTCGAGCTCGACCTCAACGGCGACCCGATCAACTGCAGCTTTTCGTTCTGGTCGGTAGAGAACGGGCAGGTGGTCTTCAAGAATAGCGAGGGCCAGAAGGAGTCGGTGGCGATCACGCTCTAG
- the serS gene encoding serine--tRNA ligase, which translates to MLDIKLIRETPELVRHSLERRNLHAALPDLERLIAIDADWRAQQGRCDELRARRNEVSQSIQRLGAGERQRAIDEMRQLKDALARLEAQVDALHAQRDTLLRALPNLIAPEVPAGLSDADNVEIARWGEPRALGFAPRDHLALGELTDTIDFERGAKLAGSGFYYLKREAALLEQALCAFAAASLMPAGFVPISTPDLARARVLEGIGFAPNGPEQQIYTVDDGDLCLIATAEITVGAYHAEEVLEAAQLPLRYLGFSHCFRREAGAHGRESRGLYRVHQFTKAEMFVLCTPEQAEQEHAMIRALEEQLLQALAIPYRVVDVCAGDLGAPAAKKYDLEAWMPGRGCYGEVTSCSNCTDFQSRRLNIRWRPDPQSSPRFVHMLNGTALAVSRTLLAIYENYQQADGSVEIPSALRPWLGGLSVIPARA; encoded by the coding sequence ATGCTCGACATCAAGTTGATTCGTGAAACACCGGAGCTCGTGCGCCACTCGCTGGAGCGGCGCAACCTGCATGCGGCTCTGCCCGACCTCGAACGCCTGATCGCCATCGACGCCGACTGGCGCGCGCAGCAGGGCCGCTGTGACGAGCTGCGCGCCCGTCGCAACGAGGTGTCCCAGTCGATCCAGCGGCTCGGCGCCGGCGAGCGCCAGCGAGCGATCGACGAGATGCGTCAGCTCAAGGACGCCCTGGCGCGCCTGGAGGCGCAGGTCGACGCGCTCCACGCGCAACGCGATACGCTCTTGCGCGCGCTGCCGAACCTGATCGCCCCCGAGGTTCCGGCTGGGCTCAGCGACGCCGACAACGTCGAGATCGCTCGCTGGGGCGAGCCGCGCGCGCTGGGGTTCGCGCCGCGCGACCATCTCGCCCTCGGCGAGCTGACCGACACGATCGACTTCGAGCGCGGCGCCAAGCTCGCGGGCAGCGGCTTCTATTACCTCAAGCGCGAGGCGGCGCTCCTCGAGCAGGCCCTCTGCGCCTTTGCCGCGGCGAGCCTGATGCCCGCCGGCTTCGTGCCGATCAGCACGCCGGACCTGGCGCGTGCGCGCGTGCTCGAGGGCATCGGCTTCGCACCCAATGGTCCCGAGCAGCAGATCTATACGGTCGACGATGGTGACCTCTGCCTGATCGCCACCGCGGAGATCACCGTCGGCGCCTATCACGCCGAGGAGGTGCTCGAGGCGGCCCAGCTTCCGCTGCGCTACCTCGGCTTCTCGCACTGCTTTCGCCGGGAGGCGGGTGCGCACGGCCGCGAGTCGCGTGGGCTCTATCGCGTGCATCAGTTCACCAAGGCCGAGATGTTCGTGCTCTGCACGCCCGAGCAGGCGGAGCAGGAGCACGCGATGATTCGCGCGCTCGAGGAGCAGCTGCTGCAGGCCCTCGCGATCCCCTATCGCGTGGTCGACGTCTGTGCCGGCGATCTCGGCGCCCCCGCCGCCAAGAAGTACGATCTGGAGGCCTGGATGCCTGGCCGTGGCTGCTATGGCGAGGTGACCTCGTGCAGCAATTGCACCGACTTCCAGTCGCGGCGGCTGAACATCCGCTGGCGCCCCGACCCGCAAAGCAGCCCGCGCTTCGTTCACATGCTCAACGGGACGGCGCTGGCGGTCAGCCGTACGCTGCTGGCGATCTACGAGAACTACCAACAGGCTGATGGCTCGGTCGAGATTCCGAGCGCGCTGCGACCCTGGCTCGGTGGCCTCAGCGTCATTCCCGCGCGCGCCTAG
- a CDS encoding zinc-ribbon domain-containing protein, with protein sequence MNIACEKCGTAYVVEDARIPAGGLPMKCSVCMHSFTVFSSEGLPAFELERGAGATMMGWAGSAGALELDSPAPRASGEGLDEFADLPAPRGAGPEPTAEVVDLPAPRGAASLPPGIVDLPGLPAARPGANRADLPGLPQRGSEAGRASALRPGRASAQPPPGPALVMPPAGGATIMWGASAAEPLAPPAPYSPSAPLPPLLDELPPGAELPAPKVAVPAAGTRGGGGIDLSGFDLSANPGEFDPLASLPAPRGLVSRPAAARAIADLPAPAGIVDLPGPAGIVDLPGPAGVVDLPAPAGVVDLPAPAGFTDLPAPAEVRDLPAPSRNIDLPRPVRTPVGTGLDFGNVALFGDLSQEEPSAIDLEDLPFRPGAAPPPPPVASRPPPTPRQAAAPPPPPPLPPPALAPGGFALPAGLLDLPSLNLPSLNLPSPPAEGASAGPGATPGRSPSSYRYAAAPGTGSPEGRAATGAQDHGFSPADAQDPGSHAGGPEVIRDAPSPEAAALRLGRNPSSAALKVAPARERWLAPKLQALRTLLAPLRERLGAKLWMVGAAAGVLVLLLIGTTIGLVTEHGFFAINLLTGKSARLAAIRTKLVEARQELLADGYPELRSVGDALAAIPEGDVTPAVTALRAQLLAAQVVRFGAPPTVLADAEQLLATLAQVEEPSVDVLRARGIVTLAKGDANAASDLLAGLEAQGDAAGGVYRGWAQLQAKKLADAERTFAAVLGRDPKLPAALYGAGAVQYAMNKPQSALAWADKALSARPAYTSALLLKARVLLAAGSDREVEKLLGRLLKLSAKGPATEQAAALLLLGELAERRGQLNAAREQYDRAVRASPTDAAALLASGRVLLRAGQHQQAAERLRQALALAPTSVPAAVLLAEAELALGRPVDARNALVLLQRKVPKNAAVRTMLGRVEESAGALEVAARLYGEAIGLDAKFFDPYLHLSRLQLRRQQQTLAFETLQQAVTVMPGALTRNALGEAYLAVGDLAQAHKYFEEALALDDRLNAALFNLAETLRREGRVEEALKHYERLKQRDEAYPGLGAGMGQLFLGAGRYADAARAFEVAMRADSPPVEVQLAATRAFIGAGRYSDAITRADLLLRDQPTLAEPRALRAEANLGAGRAAEALVEIQNAIGRERQASYLVVQARIQEQLRRYLDAIESYSEALRLDGARIDWRLERARLLVRAGTVRDGLKELQQVLQAQPKLALARLFMGIAHADLGEEAQALAQYEQTLALDPLLGEAHLRLGQILLDRGRVPAAYGHVQEAARLAKDDDPWRAEAFYRLGLAAMRLQLKKPAIAALQRFLALAGASDGGREEAIKALGELGVVVAPSEQEAPPPSPALQKK encoded by the coding sequence ATGAACATCGCTTGTGAGAAATGCGGCACGGCCTACGTGGTCGAGGACGCGCGGATCCCCGCGGGTGGGCTGCCGATGAAGTGCAGCGTCTGCATGCATAGCTTCACCGTGTTTTCCTCCGAGGGCCTGCCCGCGTTTGAGCTGGAGCGCGGCGCTGGCGCGACGATGATGGGCTGGGCTGGCAGTGCCGGCGCGCTCGAGCTCGATTCGCCGGCGCCCCGCGCCTCCGGGGAGGGCTTGGACGAGTTCGCTGACCTGCCCGCGCCGCGCGGTGCGGGTCCGGAGCCGACCGCCGAGGTCGTCGATCTGCCGGCGCCGCGTGGTGCGGCGTCGCTGCCGCCGGGGATCGTCGACCTGCCGGGCCTACCCGCGGCTCGCCCGGGGGCGAACCGTGCCGATTTGCCGGGCCTGCCGCAGCGCGGCAGTGAGGCTGGTCGCGCGTCCGCGCTGCGGCCTGGGCGCGCTTCGGCGCAGCCACCACCGGGTCCGGCGCTCGTCATGCCGCCTGCGGGGGGCGCCACCATCATGTGGGGTGCGTCTGCGGCTGAGCCCCTGGCGCCGCCGGCCCCCTACAGTCCGTCGGCCCCGCTTCCGCCGCTGCTCGACGAGTTGCCGCCCGGCGCTGAATTGCCGGCCCCCAAGGTTGCGGTGCCGGCCGCCGGGACGCGCGGTGGAGGGGGCATCGATCTCTCGGGTTTCGACCTGTCGGCGAACCCGGGTGAGTTTGATCCGCTGGCGAGTCTGCCCGCGCCTCGCGGCCTCGTCTCGCGGCCGGCCGCAGCGCGTGCCATCGCCGATCTGCCGGCGCCAGCGGGCATCGTCGACCTGCCGGGTCCAGCGGGCATCGTCGACCTGCCGGGTCCAGCGGGCGTCGTCGATCTGCCGGCCCCAGCGGGCGTCGTCGATTTGCCGGCCCCGGCGGGCTTCACCGACTTGCCGGCCCCGGCAGAGGTCCGAGATCTCCCGGCCCCCTCGCGCAATATCGACCTGCCGCGGCCAGTCCGCACGCCGGTCGGCACGGGCTTGGACTTCGGCAACGTCGCCCTCTTCGGCGACCTGAGCCAGGAGGAGCCCTCGGCGATCGACCTGGAGGACCTGCCCTTCCGGCCAGGCGCCGCCCCGCCGCCGCCGCCCGTCGCCTCGCGGCCCCCGCCGACCCCGCGACAGGCCGCAGCGCCGCCGCCGCCGCCGCCGCTGCCACCGCCCGCTTTGGCGCCGGGCGGTTTCGCACTTCCGGCGGGGCTGCTCGATCTGCCCAGTCTCAATCTGCCCAGTCTCAATCTGCCCAGTCCGCCCGCGGAGGGCGCGTCGGCTGGGCCGGGCGCCACCCCGGGACGTTCGCCGTCGTCCTACCGCTATGCGGCCGCGCCGGGGACCGGGAGCCCCGAGGGAAGGGCGGCGACGGGGGCGCAGGATCACGGGTTCTCGCCCGCCGACGCCCAGGACCCGGGGTCCCACGCAGGCGGCCCCGAGGTTATTCGCGATGCGCCGTCGCCAGAGGCGGCCGCGCTGCGCCTGGGGCGCAACCCGTCGAGCGCCGCGCTCAAGGTGGCGCCAGCGCGCGAGCGCTGGCTTGCTCCGAAGCTTCAGGCGCTCAGGACGCTGCTCGCGCCGCTGCGCGAGCGCCTCGGCGCCAAGCTCTGGATGGTGGGTGCCGCTGCCGGAGTGCTCGTCCTGCTGCTCATTGGCACGACGATCGGGCTCGTCACCGAGCATGGGTTCTTCGCGATCAACCTGCTTACGGGCAAGAGTGCGCGGCTCGCGGCGATTCGCACGAAGCTGGTCGAGGCGCGTCAGGAGCTCCTCGCCGACGGCTACCCAGAGCTGCGCAGCGTGGGTGACGCGCTGGCCGCGATACCGGAGGGCGACGTCACGCCCGCGGTGACGGCGCTGCGGGCTCAGCTTCTGGCCGCGCAGGTGGTGCGTTTTGGCGCGCCGCCTACGGTGCTCGCCGACGCGGAGCAGCTGCTCGCCACGCTGGCGCAGGTCGAGGAGCCCTCGGTGGACGTGCTGCGCGCGCGCGGCATCGTGACCCTGGCCAAGGGTGACGCCAACGCTGCCAGCGACCTGCTGGCGGGCTTGGAGGCGCAGGGTGACGCGGCCGGCGGTGTCTACCGCGGCTGGGCGCAGCTCCAAGCGAAGAAGCTCGCGGACGCCGAGCGGACCTTCGCCGCCGTCCTCGGTCGCGACCCGAAGCTTCCGGCCGCGCTCTACGGTGCGGGTGCGGTCCAATACGCTATGAACAAGCCGCAGTCGGCGCTGGCCTGGGCCGATAAGGCGCTCAGCGCGCGGCCGGCCTACACCAGCGCCCTGCTGCTCAAGGCGCGCGTCCTCCTCGCGGCCGGCAGCGATCGCGAGGTCGAGAAGCTGCTGGGTCGGCTGCTCAAGCTGAGCGCCAAGGGTCCTGCCACGGAGCAGGCCGCCGCCCTGCTGCTGCTCGGGGAGCTGGCCGAGCGCCGCGGCCAGCTCAATGCCGCGCGCGAGCAGTACGACCGCGCGGTGCGCGCCAGCCCTACCGACGCGGCGGCCCTGCTGGCGAGCGGCCGGGTGCTGCTGCGCGCCGGCCAGCACCAGCAGGCGGCAGAGCGCTTGCGGCAGGCGCTGGCGCTGGCGCCCACCAGCGTGCCTGCGGCCGTGCTCTTGGCCGAGGCCGAGCTGGCGCTCGGGCGGCCGGTAGACGCGCGTAACGCGCTCGTCCTGCTGCAGCGCAAGGTGCCCAAGAACGCGGCCGTGCGCACGATGCTCGGGCGCGTCGAGGAGTCGGCGGGCGCGCTCGAGGTCGCGGCCAGGCTCTACGGCGAGGCGATCGGGCTCGACGCGAAGTTTTTCGACCCCTACCTTCACCTCAGCCGCTTGCAGCTGCGGCGCCAGCAGCAGACGCTGGCCTTCGAGACGCTGCAGCAAGCGGTAACCGTGATGCCCGGCGCCCTGACCCGCAATGCCCTGGGCGAGGCCTACCTCGCGGTCGGCGACCTGGCGCAGGCCCACAAGTACTTCGAGGAGGCGCTGGCGCTCGATGACCGCCTCAACGCCGCCCTCTTCAACCTCGCCGAGACGCTGCGGCGGGAGGGACGCGTGGAGGAGGCGCTCAAGCACTACGAGCGGCTGAAGCAGCGCGACGAGGCCTATCCTGGTCTCGGCGCCGGGATGGGCCAGCTCTTTCTCGGGGCGGGGCGCTACGCGGACGCGGCCCGCGCCTTCGAGGTCGCGATGCGGGCCGACAGCCCACCCGTCGAGGTGCAGCTCGCGGCGACGCGCGCCTTCATTGGCGCGGGTCGTTACAGCGACGCCATTACCCGCGCCGACCTGCTCTTGCGCGACCAGCCGACCTTGGCCGAGCCGCGGGCGCTGCGCGCCGAGGCGAACTTGGGCGCCGGCCGGGCCGCGGAGGCGCTGGTCGAGATCCAGAATGCGATCGGTCGCGAGCGCCAAGCGAGCTACCTCGTGGTCCAGGCGCGCATCCAGGAGCAGCTCAGACGCTACCTCGATGCGATCGAGAGCTACAGCGAGGCGCTGCGGCTCGACGGCGCGCGCATCGATTGGCGTCTCGAGCGCGCGCGCTTGTTGGTCCGCGCGGGCACGGTGCGCGATGGCCTGAAGGAGCTGCAGCAGGTGCTCCAGGCGCAGCCGAAGCTGGCCCTGGCGCGCCTCTTCATGGGCATCGCCCACGCCGATCTCGGCGAGGAGGCGCAGGCCCTCGCCCAGTACGAACAGACGCTGGCGCTCGACCCGCTGCTCGGCGAGGCCCACCTGCGCCTGGGGCAAATCTTGCTCGATCGAGGGCGCGTGCCGGCGGCCTATGGCCACGTGCAGGAGGCGGCGAGGCTGGCCAAGGACGACGACCCCTGGCGCGCCGAGGCCTTCTACCGGCTCGGCCTGGCGGCGATGAGGCTACAGCTCAAGAAGCCGGCCATCGCGGCGCTGCAGCGTTTCCTCGCGCTCGCGGGCGCAAGCGACGGTGGCCGCGAGGAGGCGATCAAGGCGCTCGGCGAGCTCGGCGTCGTGGTCGCGCCCTCGGAGCAGGAGGCGCCGCCGCCGAGCCCCGCGCTTCAGAAGAAGTAG
- a CDS encoding OmpA family protein, protein MSTGIGWRALGRGIRRDTSRGAAWSLVAGLAMVGLLGGCKPTYPKCDKDANCKEGEFCVNGQCQQCRADNDCGPGQRCNAGRCDAIEGFCERGEDCPDGLGCKGKRCGACDSDAECGAGRRCREGRCLSPGQCVADEDCPEGQECQGGTCAGPSADRSVPGCQPETVFFGFDQHVLSSQATGTLQRNAQCIRSVTNHGLRVEGHCDPRGTEEYNLALGDRRGRSVVSYLGRLGVDTSRLRVVAKGKLEAVGSDEESWARDRKATFVWE, encoded by the coding sequence ATGTCGACGGGAATCGGTTGGCGCGCGCTTGGGCGCGGTATTCGGCGGGATACGAGTCGGGGCGCAGCTTGGTCGCTCGTGGCCGGACTCGCCATGGTCGGGCTGCTGGGCGGCTGCAAGCCCACCTATCCGAAGTGCGACAAGGACGCCAACTGCAAGGAGGGCGAGTTCTGCGTCAACGGCCAATGCCAGCAATGCCGCGCTGACAACGACTGCGGCCCCGGACAGCGCTGCAACGCTGGACGCTGCGATGCGATCGAGGGCTTCTGCGAGCGCGGCGAGGATTGCCCCGACGGCCTGGGCTGCAAGGGCAAGCGCTGCGGCGCCTGCGATAGCGACGCCGAGTGCGGCGCCGGGCGGCGTTGCCGTGAGGGTCGCTGCCTCTCGCCGGGGCAGTGCGTCGCCGATGAGGACTGCCCCGAGGGGCAGGAGTGCCAGGGCGGCACCTGCGCCGGTCCCTCGGCCGATCGCAGCGTCCCGGGCTGCCAGCCGGAGACGGTCTTCTTCGGCTTTGACCAGCACGTGCTCTCCTCACAGGCCACGGGCACGCTCCAGCGCAACGCGCAGTGCATTCGCTCGGTGACGAATCATGGGCTGCGCGTCGAGGGCCACTGCGACCCGCGCGGCACGGAAGAGTACAACCTGGCGCTTGGCGATCGTCGCGGGCGCTCCGTCGTCAGCTACCTCGGACGGCTCGGTGTCGACACCAGTCGCCTGCGCGTCGTCGCCAAGGGCAAGCTCGAGGCTGTCGGCTCGGATGAGGAGAGCTGGGCCCGCGACCGCAAGGCCACCTTCGTTTGGGAATAG
- the bamD gene encoding outer membrane protein assembly factor BamD: protein MSRPGSIDPSSPARRGSGARRLSARLAATCVALLVGGSGCLSHQDGAALRRDIDRVQASLQQERDRAGRTREQLRQVIERATGLLTRNSADVGAQVEALQQRLAQLDGSMEQLRKQLDDLQRVFDEIQKRLDSGPKGGAGASAAGEASSPAVPEGADALFALANEKLVAGEATLGRQLLRQFISRFPRDARSAGAQCTLGNGLFAEQKYAAAIQEYRKVVEQYAQSASVAEALYQIGLSFHQLKYCSDAEGFLGELLKHHRASPFAEKANTLLKLIRRYRGDKRICSS, encoded by the coding sequence ATGTCGCGCCCCGGCTCGATCGATCCTTCGTCGCCCGCGCGGCGGGGCTCAGGCGCGCGGCGGCTGAGCGCCCGGCTCGCCGCCACCTGCGTCGCGCTGCTGGTCGGCGGATCGGGCTGCCTGAGCCATCAGGATGGTGCGGCCCTGCGGCGCGATATCGATCGCGTGCAGGCCTCGCTGCAGCAGGAGCGCGATCGGGCGGGCCGGACGCGCGAGCAGCTACGGCAGGTGATCGAACGCGCGACCGGGCTGCTGACGCGCAATAGCGCGGATGTCGGGGCGCAGGTCGAGGCGCTGCAACAGCGCCTGGCGCAGCTCGATGGCTCGATGGAGCAGCTGCGCAAGCAGCTCGATGACCTGCAGCGCGTCTTCGACGAGATCCAGAAGCGGCTCGATAGCGGGCCGAAGGGTGGAGCTGGGGCGAGCGCCGCCGGCGAAGCGTCCTCGCCGGCAGTGCCCGAGGGTGCCGACGCGCTCTTTGCGCTGGCGAACGAGAAGTTGGTGGCCGGCGAGGCAACGCTCGGTCGCCAGCTGCTGCGCCAGTTCATCAGCCGCTTCCCGCGCGACGCGCGATCGGCTGGGGCGCAGTGCACGCTCGGAAATGGCCTCTTCGCCGAACAGAAGTATGCGGCGGCGATCCAGGAATACCGCAAGGTGGTCGAGCAGTACGCGCAGAGCGCCAGCGTAGCCGAGGCGCTCTACCAGATCGGGCTCTCCTTTCATCAGCTCAAGTACTGCTCCGACGCGGAGGGCTTCCTCGGCGAGCTGCTGAAGCATCACCGGGCCAGCCCCTTCGCCGAGAAGGCCAACACGCTGCTCAAGCTGATTCGCCGCTATCGCGGTGATAAGCGCATCTGCAGCTCGTAG